From the Lolium rigidum isolate FL_2022 chromosome 2, APGP_CSIRO_Lrig_0.1, whole genome shotgun sequence genome, one window contains:
- the LOC124687865 gene encoding uncharacterized protein LOC124687865, whose amino-acid sequence MAEAPTPSKIESARKWIVDHKLRAVGSLWLTGIGSSIAYNWSRPNMKTSVKLIHARMHAQALTLAAIACSGLVEYYDKEYGSSGPKVDRYTRQYVAHSHKD is encoded by the exons ATGGCGGAGGCCCCGACCCCGAGCAAAATCGAATCCGCGCGGAAGTGGATCGTCGATCACAAGCTCCGAGCCGTAG GTTCCCTGTGGCTGACTGGTATCGGCAGCTCGATAGCCTATAACTGGTCGAGGCCCAATATGAAGACCAGCGTCAAGCTCATCCACGCAAG GATGCATGCGCAGGCTCTTACGCTGGCTGCCATAGCTTGTTCTGGATTAGTAGAGTACTATGATAAAGAGTATGGCTCTTCTGGACCGAAGGTGGATCGATACACAAGACAATATGTCGCACACTCGCATAAAGATTAA